In the genome of Ctenopharyngodon idella isolate HZGC_01 chromosome 19, HZGC01, whole genome shotgun sequence, one region contains:
- the LOC127501530 gene encoding uncharacterized protein LOC127501530 gives MIRQKHTQEIMASVIQESLTYRGKNAMIHLNGCGIQLVSKKGRLSRTPALHLLPTHAEEPVCLTLSSSSSSFSSSSSIQDQGRAPAQPSEREKEAENLPPRRPLKLAPLELPLEVREAQRQKIKSAQEAKAAACNSAETYPRKAKVCWQDGPAKSPERLPLSTITEHHKTLLPVNQVKIGSDRPVGKEVGQGEGNPSVHSAHALENICQSEHGNSQSAAPAKNQDAVKKRLRLRRTQRLEEDQSKSSSLTGGLSADESKQASAGPGQRAAEKAIRDASRVLEKASWRNPREPGIFEMEAVGKVGRRMAVNDIQEACVLTL, from the exons ATGATTcggcaaaaacacacacaggaaaTTATGGCATCAGTT ATTCAGGAAAGTTTGACCTACCGGGGGAAAAATGCAATGATCCATCTAAATGGCTGTGGCATTCAGCTGGTGTCTAAAAAGGGCCGTCTCTCACGCACACCTGCCCTCCATCTGTTACCGACACATGCTGAGGAACCTGTTTGCTTGACGctctcctcatcctcctcctccttctcctcttcctcctccataCAGGATCAGGGTAGAGCTCCTGCTCAGCCCTCAGAGCGAGAGAAAGAGGCTGAGAATCTGCCCCCGAGACGCCCTCTGAAACTCGCTCCGTTAGAGCTCCCCCTAGAGGTGAGAGAGGCACAGCGGCAGAAGATCAAAAGCGCTCAGGAGGCCAAAGCGGCGGCCTGTAATTCTGCTGAGACGTATCCAAGAAAAGCAAAGGTTTGTTGGCAGGACGGCCCAGCCAAGTCACCAGAACGCCTCCCGCTGAGTACCATCACAGAGCACCACAAAACACTGCTACCTGTCAATCAAGTCAAGATTGGTTCTGATAGGCCAGTGGGGAAGGAGGTGGGGCAAGGGGAAGGTAATCCATCAGTTCACTCGGCACATGCTCTCGAGAACATTTGCCAATCAGAGCATGGCAACAGCCAATCCGCCGCTCCCGCTAAGAACCAGGATGCAGTCAAAAAGCGTCTAAGACTGCGAAGGACCCAGCGGCTAGAGGAGGATCAAAGCAAATCCAGCTCATTAACAGGTGGATTATCTGCTGATGAGAGCAAACAGGCCTCAGCCGGCCCTGGTCAGCGCGCCGCAGAGAAGGCCATCAGAGATGCCAGCCGTGTGCTGGAAAAGGCATCATGGAGGAACCCACGGGAACCTGGGATTTTTGAGATGGAGGCAGTGGGTAAAGTTGGGAGAAGGATGGCTGTTAATGACATTCAGGAAGCCTGTGTTCTGACTCTTTGA